Proteins from a single region of Mytilus trossulus isolate FHL-02 chromosome 2, PNRI_Mtr1.1.1.hap1, whole genome shotgun sequence:
- the LOC134707287 gene encoding protein disulfide-isomerase A5-like — protein MARIYLLLLVLMVNVSVKLGARQKVSLIQDIDDPKEFKKTLRTKTNLLIIYAKSGKEYGKLKNMFEDVAEQMKGKATLGLVDCSDAKKLCKNQKVSPSTIEVKHYKDGSFNKDYDRKLVSKSLVNFLMDPTGDIPWEEEPTAGDVVHVETPEQFGKLLKQKKKILAMFYAPWCGFCKRMKPDFSAAATELKGKVALAGIDVDKPHQMPLRAEYNITGFPTIYYFENGKKKFLYGGENTKDSIIEWCLDPKPPAEKKKEAEWADEESDVVHLTDSTYDDYLKNNPSVLVMFYAPWCGHCKQMKPEYTETASKMKEQGIEGTLAAVDATQHKTVGDRYKIQGFPTVKYFKDGEFAFDFNERTGEKILAFMKDPKEPPPPPPPEAKWEEVESDVLHLSDDTYKSVLKKKKHALVMFYAPWCGHCKKAKPEFMAAAAKFKDDAKVAFSAVDCTVHSTICTTNEVTGYPTLKYFNYGKNPQNYMGGREEADFVNFMNDPQNPGAAPSKPPPEAPEEQWKEITGYRNIHFPTTSSFDSFLKEHNSVLVMFYAPWCGHCKAMKPAYAEAASLLKDQNVDGVLAAVDATIDSQIAGQYKVQGYPTIKYFKNGVESFEYSGGRKVTDLVSFMKNPQPAAPTPPPEPEWSSVKSAVKHLSDSDFKSQLSKYKASLVMFYAPWCGHCKSSKPIFQSAADSLKDKNKAFVAVDCTKSRETCSEEKIEGFPTFKLYIGNKFLSEYEGGRSEKDFLKFIQNSPEAAKTEL, from the exons gtAAACGTTTCTGTTAAGTTGGGTGCTAGACAGAAAGTTTCTCTTATACAAGATATCGATGATCCAAAAGAGTTTAAGAAGACACTGAGGACGAAAACAAATCTATTGATTATTTATGCCAAATCAG GCAAAGAGTATGGGAagcttaaaaatatgtttgaagaTGTAGCTGAACAGATGAAGGGTAAAGCCACCCTGGGTCTGGTCGACTGCAG TGATGCTAAAAAGTTATGTAAGAACCAGAAAGTGTCTCCCAGTACTATAGAAGTAAAACATTACAA aGATGGATCCTTCAATAAAGATTATGATAGAAAACTGGTTTCTAAG tctttgGTGAATTTCCTGATGGATCCTACAGGAGATATACCGTGGGAGGAAGAACCAACAGCTGGAGATGTGGTACATGTAGAAACTCCAGAG caaTTTGGTAAACTATTGAAGCAAAAGAAGAAAATACTAGCTATGTTTTATGCTCCAT GGTGTGGATTCTGTAAGAGAATGAAACCTGATTTTTCTGCTGCAGCCACAGAACTTAAAGGAAAAGTG gCACTTGCTGGTATTGATGTAGATAAGCCTCATCAGATGCCCCTACGAGCTGAATATAACATAACAGGTTTTCCAACTATCTACTATTTTGA aaATGGCAAGAAGAAATTTTTATATGGAGGTGAAAATACCAAAGATTCCATCATTGAATGGTGTTTAGA TCCTAAACCCCCAGCAGAGAAGAAGAAAGAAGCAGAATGGGCTGACGAGGAATCAGATGTGGTTCATTTGACAGACAGTACCTAtgatgattatttaaaaaacaatccaTCAGTCTTAGTCATGTTTTATGCTCCTT GGTGTGGTCATTGTAAGCAAATGAAGCCAGAATATACAGAAACAGCTAGTAAGATGAAAGAACAAGGT ATTGAAGGAACTTTAGCTGCTGTAGATGCTACACAACATAAAACTGTTGGAGATAGATATAAAATTCAGGGGTTCCCCACAG TGAAATACTTCAA GGATGGTGAATTTGcttttgattttaatgaaaGGACAGGAGAAAAAATTCTTGCTTTTATGAAAGA tcCAAAGGAACCACCACCACCACCCCCACCAGAGGCTAAATGGGAGGAAGTGGAAAGTGATGTCTTACATCTTAGTGATGACACTTATAAATCTGTTCTCAAGAAGAAAAAACATGCTCTAGTTATGTTTTATGCTCCAT GGTGTGGTCACTGTAAAAAAGCTAAACCAGAATTTATGGCAGCGGCAGCTAAGTTTAAAGATGATGCAAAG GTAGCATTTTCAGCAGTAGATTGTACAGTGCATTCAACTATCTGTACTACAAATGAAGTAACAGGATATCCTACATTGAAATACTTTAACTATGGTAAAAATCCACAGAATTATATGGGAGGTAGAGAg GAGGCAGATTTTGTCAACTTTATGAATGACCCACAAAATCCTGGTGCAGCTCCATCAAAACCCCCTCCTGAGGCCCCAGAGGAGCAGTGGAAAGAAATTACAGGGTACAGGAACATACATTTTCCAACAACCAGTTCAtttgattcttttttaaaagagcATAACTCAGTCCTAGTTATGTTTTATGCACCAT GGTGTGGACATTGTAAAGCTATGAAACCAGCTTATGCTGAGGCAGCTTCTTTACTTAAAGATCAAAAT GTAGATGGAGTTTTAGCTGCTGTTGATGCTACGATAGACAGTCAGATTGCTGGCCAATATAAAGTTCAAGGTTATCCTACAA taaaatattttaa aaatggTGTAGAATCATTTGAATATTCAGGAGGCAGAAAAGTGACAGATTTGGTTAGTTTCATGAAAAA TCCACAGCCTGCAGCACCCACACCACCACCAGAACCTGAATGGAGCTCAGTTAAAAGTGCAGTGAAACATTTATCTGATTCAGATTTTAAAAgtcaactttcaaaatataaagcATCATTAGTGATGTTTTATGCACCTTGGTGTGGCCATTGTAAAAGTTCAAAACCAATCTTCCAGAGTGCTGCTGATTCATTAAAGgataaaaataaagcttttgtaGCAGTTGATTGTACTAAAAGTAGAG AAACTTGCAGCGAAGAGAAAATAGAAGGATTTCCTACGTTTAAACTTTACATTGGTAATAAATTCTTATCAGAATATGAAGGAGGAAGATCAGaaaaagactttttaaaatttatacaaaattctcCAGAGGCAGCAAAAACAGAATTATag